A single window of Pseudomonas lutea DNA harbors:
- a CDS encoding GFA family protein codes for MHLEGSCHCGAVEFSLSSAHPYPYQRCYCSICRKTQGGGGYAINLGGDAKSLNVKGKDSIAIYHAKMRDADHHQTHTSSAERHFCKQCGSGLWLFSPEWPELIHPFASAIDTPLPTPPEHTHLLLNSKASWVEVAAGPNDQQFEEFPEESIADWHERLGLTR; via the coding sequence ATGCATCTGGAAGGTTCCTGCCATTGCGGCGCCGTTGAGTTCAGCCTGAGCAGCGCGCATCCCTATCCCTATCAGCGCTGCTACTGCTCCATCTGCCGCAAGACCCAGGGTGGCGGCGGCTACGCGATAAACCTTGGCGGCGACGCCAAGAGCCTTAATGTGAAAGGCAAAGACAGCATCGCCATCTATCACGCCAAAATGCGCGACGCAGACCACCATCAGACCCACACCAGCAGCGCCGAGCGGCATTTCTGCAAGCAGTGCGGCAGCGGACTGTGGCTGTTCAGCCCGGAGTGGCCCGAATTGATCCATCCGTTTGCGTCGGCCATCGACACCCCCTTGCCAACCCCACCGGAGCACACGCATCTGCTGCTGAACTCCAAAGCTTCGTGGGTGGAGGTGGCCGCGGGGCCTAATGACCAGCAGTTTGAAGAATTCCCCGAAGAGTCTATTGCAGACTGGCACGAGCGGCTCGGTCTGACGCGGTGA
- a CDS encoding methyl-accepting chemotaxis protein, with translation MQNNLRSTLSLIGNSASQLASAATELNSVTEDSHRGLHQQNAEIEQAATAVNEMTSAVEEVARNAVSTSQASSESNTAARDGQSRVIDTVNSIQTLSGNVQHTSALVQNLADQSKDIGKVLDVIRSIAEQTNLLALNAAIEAARAGESGRGFAVVADEVRALAHRTQQSTLEIDKMVSTMRTGSSEALESMLVSRSRATETLELAQGAGESLHRITSSINEISERNLVIASAAEQQAQVAREVDRNIVNIRDLSMQSSSGANQISASSNELSRLAAELNQVVTRFRV, from the coding sequence ATGCAAAACAACCTGCGTTCGACCTTGAGCCTGATCGGCAACTCGGCGAGCCAGCTGGCGTCGGCGGCCACCGAGCTGAATTCGGTCACCGAAGACAGCCATCGCGGCCTGCACCAGCAAAATGCCGAAATCGAACAGGCGGCCACGGCGGTCAACGAGATGACCTCGGCGGTCGAGGAAGTGGCGCGCAACGCCGTTTCGACCTCCCAGGCGTCGAGCGAATCAAACACTGCGGCCCGCGACGGCCAGAGCCGCGTCATCGACACGGTCAACTCGATCCAGACGCTGTCCGGTAACGTGCAGCACACTTCCGCACTGGTGCAGAACCTGGCCGATCAGTCCAAGGACATCGGCAAAGTGCTCGACGTGATTCGTTCGATCGCCGAGCAGACCAATCTGCTGGCGCTCAACGCCGCGATCGAAGCGGCGCGCGCGGGTGAGTCCGGGCGCGGTTTTGCCGTGGTCGCAGATGAGGTGCGCGCATTGGCCCACCGCACTCAGCAATCGACGCTGGAAATCGACAAGATGGTGTCGACCATGCGCACCGGCTCCAGCGAAGCGCTGGAATCGATGTTGGTCAGCCGGTCACGTGCGACTGAAACCCTTGAGTTGGCCCAAGGCGCTGGTGAGTCGCTGCACCGCATCACCTCGTCGATCAACGAGATATCCGAACGCAACCTGGTCATCGCCAGCGCCGCCGAACAGCAGGCCCAGGTCGCCCGCGAAGTGGACCGCAACATCGTCAACATCCGTGACCTGTCGATGCAGTCGTCGTCCGGCGCAAACCAGATCAGTGCGTCAAGCAATGAGCTGTCACGGCTGGCGGCAGAACTGAATCAGGTCGTCACCCGCTTCCGCGTCTGA
- a CDS encoding AGE family epimerase/isomerase, with protein MDDVNRDFSGWLRSPGHKAWLAQEGDRLLMFAKAARLPQGFGNLDDHGRLAADAVAETMNTARMTHSFAMAHINGIPGCAALVDHGIAALSGPLRDAEHGGWFDKPLEHSADKGKAAYLHAFVALAASSAVVARRPGAQALLEQAIHVITTRFWSEEEGAMRESFDRDWSHEEHYRGANSNMHSTEAFLALADVTGDARWLDRALSIVERVIHQHAAGNQHQVIEHFTLQWQPVRDYNVDKPDDGFRPYGTTPGHAFEWARLVLHLEAARRKAGLDAPAWLLEDARGLFENACRFGWDVDGAPGIVYTLDWENRPVVRHRLHWTHAEAAAAAAALLQRTHEQGYEDWYRTFWEFNETLFIDRENGSWRHELNPQNQPSADIWPGKPDLYHAYQATLLPVLPLEQSLATALANRS; from the coding sequence ATGGATGATGTGAATCGCGATTTCAGCGGCTGGCTGCGCTCCCCAGGCCACAAAGCCTGGCTGGCGCAGGAGGGCGATCGGCTGTTGATGTTTGCCAAGGCTGCCAGGCTGCCTCAAGGCTTCGGCAATCTGGACGACCATGGCCGCCTCGCCGCAGATGCCGTGGCCGAGACCATGAACACCGCACGCATGACCCACAGTTTCGCCATGGCGCATATCAACGGCATTCCCGGTTGCGCCGCGCTGGTCGATCACGGCATCGCGGCGCTGAGCGGGCCATTGCGTGATGCCGAGCATGGCGGCTGGTTCGACAAGCCCCTGGAGCACAGCGCCGACAAAGGCAAGGCTGCTTACCTGCACGCCTTTGTCGCGCTGGCGGCCAGCTCGGCGGTGGTCGCACGCCGCCCGGGCGCTCAGGCGCTGCTGGAGCAGGCCATTCATGTGATTACGACGCGCTTCTGGAGCGAGGAAGAAGGCGCCATGCGCGAGTCTTTCGACCGTGACTGGAGCCACGAAGAACACTACCGCGGTGCCAACAGCAACATGCACAGCACCGAAGCCTTTCTCGCCCTGGCCGATGTCACTGGCGATGCCCGCTGGCTGGACCGGGCGCTGAGCATCGTCGAGCGGGTCATCCACCAGCATGCCGCCGGCAACCAGCATCAGGTAATCGAGCACTTCACCCTGCAATGGCAACCGGTCCGGGACTACAACGTCGACAAGCCCGACGATGGTTTCCGGCCCTATGGCACCACGCCCGGTCATGCCTTCGAGTGGGCGCGACTGGTGTTGCATCTGGAGGCCGCGCGACGCAAAGCCGGCCTTGATGCGCCGGCCTGGCTGCTGGAGGACGCCCGCGGATTATTCGAAAACGCCTGCCGCTTTGGCTGGGACGTCGACGGCGCACCGGGCATCGTTTACACCCTCGACTGGGAGAATCGTCCAGTGGTCCGTCACCGCCTGCACTGGACCCACGCCGAAGCCGCCGCAGCCGCCGCCGCGCTGCTGCAACGCACTCATGAGCAAGGTTATGAGGACTGGTATCGCACGTTCTGGGAATTCAACGAAACGCTGTTCATTGATCGTGAGAACGGCAGCTGGCGCCATGAATTGAACCCGCAGAACCAACCCAGCGCCGACATCTGGCCCGGCAAGCCGGACCTCTACCACGCCTACCAGGCGACCCTGTTGCCGGTCTTGCCATTGGAACAGAGCCTGGCGACGGCGTTGGCGAACAGGTCGTAA
- a CDS encoding exodeoxyribonuclease III: MATLKIATFNINGIRARLPILLQWLETEKPDIVCLQELKAADSAFPADDIRNAGYGVIWQGEPSWNGVAILSRDSDPLEIRRGLPGNEKDTHSRYLEAAVQGVIVGCLYLPNGNPRPGPKFDYKLDWFEHLIKHADSLLNSEHPVVLAGDYNVIPTDEDIYNTRSWLKDALLQPESRECFQRLLDQGWTDALRAKFPDERIYTFWDYFRNHWKTNSGLRIDHLLLSKGLKPKLKNAGVDRWVRDLPHASDHAPTWIELKV, encoded by the coding sequence ATGGCCACGCTGAAAATCGCCACGTTCAATATCAACGGCATCCGCGCGCGTTTGCCGATTCTGCTGCAGTGGCTGGAAACCGAAAAACCCGACATCGTTTGCCTGCAGGAGCTGAAAGCGGCCGACTCGGCCTTCCCCGCGGATGACATTCGCAACGCCGGCTATGGGGTGATCTGGCAGGGGGAACCGTCCTGGAACGGCGTAGCCATTCTTTCCCGTGACAGTGACCCATTGGAGATTCGCCGGGGCTTGCCCGGGAATGAAAAAGACACTCACAGCCGCTACCTGGAAGCCGCGGTTCAGGGCGTGATCGTCGGCTGCCTGTACCTGCCCAATGGCAATCCTCGGCCGGGACCGAAATTCGACTACAAACTGGATTGGTTCGAGCACTTGATCAAGCACGCCGATTCCTTGCTTAACAGCGAGCATCCCGTGGTGCTGGCCGGTGACTACAATGTCATTCCCACCGACGAGGACATCTACAACACCCGCTCATGGCTCAAGGATGCGCTGCTGCAACCGGAAAGCCGGGAATGCTTTCAGCGGCTTCTCGACCAAGGCTGGACCGACGCCTTGCGCGCGAAATTCCCGGACGAGCGGATCTACACGTTCTGGGACTATTTCCGCAATCACTGGAAGACAAACTCAGGCTTGCGCATCGACCATCTGCTGCTGAGCAAGGGCCTGAAGCCCAAGCTCAAAAACGCGGGCGTAGACCGCTGGGTCCGTGACCTGCCCCACGCCAGCGACCATGCGCCGACGTGGATCGAGCTGAAGGTTTAA
- a CDS encoding AbrB family transcriptional regulator — MLWRSALPRPASFALAQQPPLIQWLLLILMAGSAGQLFKYFNVPAALFLGPMLVAIGLGVAGASIRLNKHVFRLGQGTVGVLVAHSMTLGVLLTAMESWHVMVFATVLTVALSAVVGIAMARWGGIQSSTAAWGTSPGAASAMVAMSEDYGADSRVVATMQYVRVVCVVMVGALVSRLIGADAGGSDAHSTEALLHGMNLLNLGLSLLVIAVGVTLGSRLPAGALLVPLLLGGALQLSGLLQITLPTWLLAIAYGAIGSYIGLRFDRITINYVWRRLPAMIAGALVLILLCALSAWVIAEMMGKDFLSVYLATSPGGLDAMAIIAIDTHSDVGFVLAMQTLRLFGVIVSGAYIARQVIRLSQRFA, encoded by the coding sequence ATGCTCTGGAGATCCGCGTTGCCCCGCCCCGCCTCGTTCGCCCTCGCCCAACAGCCACCGCTCATACAATGGTTGTTGCTCATTCTGATGGCCGGTAGCGCTGGCCAGCTGTTCAAGTACTTCAACGTCCCCGCCGCGCTGTTTCTCGGCCCTATGCTGGTGGCGATCGGCTTGGGCGTCGCCGGGGCCAGCATTCGCTTGAACAAGCATGTGTTTCGTCTTGGGCAGGGCACGGTAGGCGTGCTGGTCGCCCACTCCATGACACTGGGCGTTCTGCTCACCGCGATGGAGTCCTGGCACGTCATGGTGTTTGCCACGGTGCTCACCGTTGCGTTAAGCGCGGTGGTGGGGATTGCCATGGCCCGCTGGGGCGGCATACAAAGCAGCACCGCCGCGTGGGGCACTTCGCCGGGCGCGGCGTCTGCCATGGTCGCGATGTCCGAGGACTATGGCGCGGACTCCCGGGTGGTGGCGACCATGCAGTACGTACGAGTGGTGTGCGTGGTGATGGTCGGTGCGCTGGTCAGCCGGTTGATCGGCGCAGACGCCGGCGGCTCGGACGCCCACAGCACCGAGGCGCTGCTGCACGGCATGAACCTGCTGAACCTCGGTTTGAGCCTGCTGGTGATCGCGGTCGGCGTAACACTTGGCAGTCGCTTGCCTGCCGGCGCCTTGCTCGTACCTTTGCTGCTCGGCGGCGCGCTGCAATTGAGCGGCCTGCTGCAGATCACCCTGCCCACCTGGTTGCTGGCCATTGCCTACGGCGCGATTGGCAGCTACATCGGCTTGCGCTTTGATCGCATCACCATCAACTACGTCTGGCGACGGCTGCCCGCGATGATTGCCGGTGCGCTGGTGCTGATTCTGTTGTGCGCACTGTCGGCCTGGGTCATCGCCGAGATGATGGGCAAGGATTTCCTCTCGGTGTATCTGGCCACCAGTCCGGGCGGGCTGGACGCGATGGCGATCATCGCCATCGATACTCACTCGGACGTGGGCTTTGTGCTGGCCATGCAGACGTTGCGGTTGTTCGGGGTGATTGTCAGCGGTGCGTATATCGCCCGACAGGTTATCCGGCTCTCGCAACGATTTGCGTGA
- a CDS encoding LysR family transcriptional regulator, translated as MDLRDLTYFETIAELGHLGRAAERLNRSQPALTKSIQRLEESFGTKLFQRDGRRIKLTPVGELLQARGKVLQQSIAQTQREVRDFASGAVGDIRLGCAATMAEYLLPELTNTLLKRSPQVTLKLVIGQDDMLREQLRSGHLDMIICAQRSAEEEFTFYPILTDEAVVIASRNHPIFKAPFEMKDLCRYRWVLPPAGVSSRIWVDDAFARHDLPLPEVQIEANSISLLPRLIAQTSLLSFIARETLEFGKNMQDLREVVLEQTTMARTICVMLRREGYLSPAAHAMVQMLRDDGGSFLNWS; from the coding sequence ATGGACCTGCGTGACCTCACCTACTTCGAAACCATCGCCGAGCTTGGTCATCTGGGGCGCGCAGCGGAAAGACTCAATCGCAGCCAGCCGGCGTTGACCAAGAGCATTCAGCGACTGGAGGAGTCCTTCGGGACCAAGCTGTTTCAGCGCGATGGCCGCAGAATCAAACTGACGCCGGTCGGCGAGTTGTTGCAGGCCCGGGGCAAGGTGCTGCAGCAAAGCATCGCCCAGACCCAGCGTGAGGTGCGCGATTTTGCCAGTGGCGCGGTAGGCGATATCCGTCTGGGCTGTGCGGCGACCATGGCCGAATACCTGTTGCCGGAGTTGACCAATACGCTGCTCAAGCGCTCGCCGCAGGTCACACTGAAGCTGGTCATCGGCCAGGACGACATGCTGCGCGAGCAACTGCGCTCCGGGCATCTGGACATGATCATTTGCGCCCAGCGCAGCGCCGAGGAGGAGTTCACGTTTTACCCGATTCTCACGGACGAGGCGGTGGTGATTGCCAGCCGAAACCATCCCATCTTCAAGGCACCGTTTGAGATGAAAGATCTGTGCCGCTACCGCTGGGTGTTGCCGCCGGCCGGGGTGTCCTCACGCATCTGGGTCGACGACGCCTTTGCCCGTCATGATTTGCCGTTGCCGGAGGTGCAGATTGAAGCCAATTCCATCTCGCTGCTGCCGCGTCTCATCGCTCAGACCAGCCTGCTGAGTTTTATTGCCAGGGAAACCCTCGAGTTCGGCAAAAACATGCAGGACCTGCGCGAGGTAGTGCTGGAGCAGACCACCATGGCAAGGACGATCTGCGTGATGTTGCGCCGCGAGGGCTACCTGTCGCCCGCCGCCCACGCCATGGTGCAGATGCTGCGCGATGACGGCGGCTCGTTCCTCAATTGGTCCTGA
- a CDS encoding nucleoside 2-deoxyribosyltransferase, giving the protein MPVPEQPLVYLAGFDVFRADAVEHGRYLKSLCEQHGLLGLYPFDNEVPSGLRPDETAAIICSANMAMIRRCDAVLANLNVFRGAEPDSGTVFEVGMAVALGKPVWVYFEGSGSLREQIAHDAEGFDAQGFQVEDFGLPRNLMLACTWTGSSATPEQAIAALAAFMADERNIL; this is encoded by the coding sequence ATGCCAGTGCCCGAACAACCCCTGGTTTACCTCGCCGGTTTCGACGTGTTTCGCGCTGATGCCGTCGAACACGGTCGCTACCTGAAAAGCCTGTGTGAGCAGCACGGCCTGCTGGGTCTTTATCCCTTCGACAATGAGGTGCCGTCCGGGCTAAGGCCTGATGAAACGGCTGCGATCATCTGCAGCGCCAACATGGCGATGATCAGACGATGCGATGCGGTACTGGCTAATCTGAACGTATTCCGGGGTGCCGAGCCGGATTCAGGCACGGTGTTCGAGGTGGGCATGGCCGTGGCGTTGGGCAAGCCGGTCTGGGTTTACTTTGAGGGCAGCGGGTCGCTGCGCGAACAGATCGCCCACGACGCAGAGGGGTTCGATGCGCAGGGGTTTCAGGTGGAGGATTTCGGTCTGCCGCGCAACTTGATGCTGGCCTGCACCTGGACCGGCAGCAGCGCGACGCCAGAACAAGCGATTGCAGCGCTGGCTGCGTTTATGGCTGACGAGCGCAACATCCTGTAG
- a CDS encoding VRR-NUC domain-containing protein gives MSISPLDNPFYYLENFRQVLNWIAQRYDDLLDDDERGFINDFARLPQPAQALLVRMVMRKGTLFRASKLDYAEIGDVRLAAAPLLASGWVDGQPPLDLHALFALLRKDELGQCFKAHGVKSAEKKSDLLQRLLPLYGSPQRLEEWFAGFEEVVFALQVMPLCDRLRLLYFGNLYQEWSEFVLADLGIYRYEKVEFSVESRGINQRADIDICVHLHTCRQALDAGLPLAELAEQALAVQTDNPWLAMRRAKLLFKIGQQAEREQDWPLALSVYAQSSYPGARVRRIRVLERSEQFSEAMTLLLNARSTPENDEETQHLLRIEPRLKRKLGEGSVQKRAKRTVSRLDLSVLPLPDHSVERLIQQHLAEEGSEVHYVENALVNSLFGLLCWPAIFAPLPGAFFHPFHSAPSDLYSPDFYQRRAALFDQCLAKLDDQGYEAAIRDTYASKFGLQSPFVFWGTLTPELLDQALHCLPAQHLKRWFRRLLQDIKANRTGMPDLIQFYPEQRRYRMIEVKGPGDRLQDNQLRWIDFCAEHEMPVVVCYVKWAEDEARAAG, from the coding sequence GTGAGTATTTCTCCCCTCGACAATCCGTTTTACTACCTGGAAAACTTCCGCCAGGTGCTGAACTGGATCGCCCAGCGTTACGACGACCTGCTTGATGATGACGAGCGTGGGTTTATCAACGACTTTGCGCGGCTGCCGCAGCCGGCTCAGGCCCTGTTGGTGCGAATGGTCATGCGCAAGGGCACGCTGTTTCGGGCCAGCAAACTCGATTACGCCGAGATTGGCGATGTCCGGCTCGCTGCCGCTCCGTTGCTGGCGTCCGGTTGGGTCGACGGTCAGCCGCCGCTTGATTTGCACGCGTTGTTCGCTTTGTTGCGCAAAGACGAACTGGGCCAGTGTTTCAAGGCCCATGGCGTCAAAAGCGCCGAGAAAAAATCCGACCTGTTGCAGCGCCTGCTGCCCCTGTATGGGTCGCCTCAGCGACTGGAAGAATGGTTTGCCGGGTTCGAGGAAGTGGTCTTTGCGCTTCAGGTGATGCCGCTGTGTGATCGGCTTCGCTTGCTGTATTTCGGCAATCTCTATCAGGAATGGTCGGAGTTTGTCCTGGCGGACCTGGGCATTTATCGCTACGAAAAAGTAGAGTTTTCAGTCGAGTCCCGTGGCATCAACCAGCGCGCTGACATCGACATCTGCGTGCACCTGCACACTTGCCGTCAGGCGCTGGATGCGGGGCTGCCGCTGGCCGAGCTGGCCGAACAGGCTCTGGCGGTTCAGACCGACAATCCCTGGCTGGCCATGCGGCGTGCCAAGCTGTTGTTCAAGATCGGACAGCAGGCCGAGCGCGAGCAGGACTGGCCCCTGGCGCTCAGTGTCTATGCCCAGTCCAGCTACCCCGGCGCCCGGGTGCGCCGTATCCGCGTATTGGAGCGCAGTGAGCAGTTCAGTGAAGCGATGACGCTGTTGCTCAACGCGCGGTCGACCCCCGAAAACGATGAGGAAACCCAGCATTTGTTGCGGATCGAACCTCGCCTGAAACGCAAGTTGGGCGAGGGCAGCGTGCAAAAAAGAGCCAAACGCACGGTCAGCCGGCTCGACTTGAGCGTGTTGCCACTCCCGGATCACAGCGTCGAGCGGCTGATCCAGCAGCACCTGGCGGAAGAGGGCAGCGAGGTGCATTACGTCGAGAACGCGCTGGTCAATTCATTGTTCGGGCTGCTCTGTTGGCCGGCCATCTTTGCACCGCTGCCGGGAGCGTTTTTTCATCCCTTCCACAGCGCGCCGAGTGATCTTTACAGTCCGGATTTCTACCAGCGGCGCGCGGCCTTGTTCGATCAATGCCTGGCGAAGCTCGACGATCAGGGTTACGAAGCAGCGATCCGTGATACCTATGCGAGCAAGTTTGGCCTGCAATCCCCCTTTGTTTTCTGGGGCACCTTGACCCCGGAACTGCTGGATCAGGCGCTGCACTGCTTGCCGGCGCAGCACCTCAAACGTTGGTTCCGACGTTTGTTGCAAGACATCAAAGCCAACCGCACCGGCATGCCCGATTTGATCCAGTTCTACCCCGAGCAACGCCGCTATCGGATGATCGAAGTCAAAGGCCCGGGCGATCGGCTGCAGGACAACCAGCTGCGCTGGATCGATTTCTGCGCCGAGCACGAAATGCCTGTGGTGGTGTGCTACGTGAAATGGGCGGAAGACGAAGCCCGCGCCGCCGGTTGA
- a CDS encoding DEAD/DEAH box helicase codes for MASLLEKALALPWEPLFKAQSVERGLEYTRQKRVMLEHLSGDVVRTVCRGSNLEIYTQTLLFKDPERTRNFIVGKCTCPVRNNCKHCAAALFFLQDPENNAGILSAVDNQSAARRPTVEAKPKLPERLEKNIKPEPRLILASFEYSAYEPRNGKMQRHIQHRAALAFRYRESYVSGVPAPGRGGDILWHLPDETLRMRRHPEREGEYRKQLQELGFRIATRQSKALPDSAGEMFELPTDRAWLSFILDDLPRLRAEGWQIEMSEDFGFDVTPVDDWYATVTDEPERDWFDLELGIIVNGERLSLLPILINLLRTHPELMTASGIAKRRDDEQLLVQLNHFTQRGGVPIQVALPYGRLKPVLATLGDFYWREDGNNAIRLNTADAARLMQLDDLPLIWQGGDRLRQFSERLVNIKDARGEAPQGLNATLRPYQLEGLSWMQALRELEVGGVLADDMGLGKTLQTLAHLLVEKQAGRLDRPALVVMPTSLIPNWMDEAKHFTPQLKVLALFGTQRHQDFKHLQDYDLILTTYALLPRDVEVLSQQLLHVLVLDEAQYIKNPNSKAAQAARQLNARQRLCLSGTPLENHLGELWSLFHFLMPGWLGDAKQFNSNYRNPIEKFGNEQRLEHLNARIKPFLLRRTKEQVATELPPKTEIVHWVELNDAQRDVYETMRLAMDKKVRDEITLKGVGRSQIIILEALLKLRQVCCDLRLVKSAPLGPRQSSSGKLDSLMEMLEELFAENRKILLFSQFTSMLELIEAELKQRGIAYSLLTGKTKDRRVPVQDFQNGKHSIFLISLKAGGTGLNLTAADTVIHYDPWWNPAAENQATDRAYRIGQDKPVFVYKMIARGTVEEKIQHLQQEKSALAAGVLDGRTAGDWKLQDDDIAALFAPLPAAPKKAKR; via the coding sequence GTGGCATCTCTTCTCGAAAAAGCCCTGGCCTTGCCATGGGAACCGCTGTTCAAGGCGCAGAGCGTCGAGCGCGGCCTCGAATACACGCGGCAGAAGCGCGTCATGCTCGAACACCTGAGCGGCGACGTCGTGCGTACGGTGTGCCGGGGGTCGAATCTGGAAATCTACACCCAGACGCTGCTGTTCAAAGACCCCGAGCGCACGCGTAACTTTATCGTCGGCAAATGCACCTGCCCGGTGAGGAACAACTGCAAGCATTGTGCGGCCGCGCTGTTTTTCCTGCAGGACCCGGAGAACAACGCCGGGATTCTTTCGGCCGTTGACAATCAGTCGGCGGCGCGCAGACCCACGGTCGAGGCAAAACCCAAACTGCCCGAGCGCCTGGAGAAGAACATCAAGCCCGAGCCGCGGCTGATCCTCGCCAGCTTCGAGTACAGCGCCTACGAGCCGCGCAACGGCAAGATGCAGCGGCACATTCAACACCGCGCTGCCTTGGCATTCCGCTATCGCGAATCCTACGTCAGCGGCGTGCCGGCACCGGGCCGTGGCGGGGACATTCTCTGGCACCTGCCGGACGAAACGCTGCGCATGCGTCGCCATCCGGAGCGCGAGGGCGAGTATCGCAAGCAGCTTCAGGAGCTGGGGTTTCGCATCGCAACGCGGCAGAGCAAGGCATTGCCCGACAGCGCTGGCGAGATGTTCGAGCTGCCCACTGATCGTGCCTGGCTGAGTTTCATCCTCGACGACTTGCCGCGGCTGCGCGCCGAGGGCTGGCAGATCGAGATGAGCGAAGATTTCGGTTTTGATGTCACGCCGGTGGATGACTGGTACGCCACTGTCACCGACGAGCCCGAGCGCGACTGGTTCGATCTGGAGCTGGGCATCATCGTCAACGGCGAGCGGCTGAGCCTGCTGCCGATCCTGATTAACCTGCTGCGCACCCATCCTGAATTGATGACCGCCAGCGGCATCGCCAAGCGCCGCGACGACGAGCAACTGCTGGTGCAGCTCAACCATTTCACCCAGCGCGGCGGCGTGCCGATTCAGGTCGCCCTGCCCTACGGTCGGCTGAAGCCGGTGCTGGCGACGCTTGGTGACTTTTATTGGCGTGAAGACGGCAACAACGCGATCCGCCTGAACACCGCTGACGCTGCAAGGCTGATGCAGCTCGATGACCTGCCGCTGATCTGGCAAGGCGGTGATCGGCTGCGCCAGTTCTCCGAACGGCTGGTGAACATCAAGGATGCCCGAGGTGAGGCGCCCCAGGGCCTTAACGCGACGTTGCGACCCTATCAGCTTGAAGGCCTGAGCTGGATGCAGGCGCTGCGCGAACTGGAGGTCGGCGGCGTGCTCGCCGATGACATGGGGCTGGGCAAGACACTGCAGACCCTGGCGCATCTGCTGGTGGAAAAGCAGGCCGGACGCCTTGATCGCCCTGCGCTGGTGGTAATGCCCACCAGCCTGATTCCCAACTGGATGGACGAAGCGAAGCATTTTACGCCGCAGCTCAAGGTACTGGCCCTGTTTGGGACCCAGCGCCATCAGGATTTCAAACACCTGCAGGATTACGACCTGATTCTGACCACCTATGCCCTGCTGCCGCGGGACGTGGAAGTCCTCAGCCAGCAGTTGCTGCATGTGTTGGTGCTCGACGAAGCGCAATACATCAAGAACCCCAACAGCAAAGCGGCGCAGGCGGCGCGTCAGCTGAATGCCCGTCAGCGCCTCTGCCTGAGCGGCACGCCGCTGGAAAACCACCTGGGCGAGCTGTGGTCGCTGTTCCATTTCCTGATGCCCGGCTGGCTGGGCGATGCCAAGCAGTTCAACAGCAACTACCGCAACCCGATCGAGAAGTTTGGCAATGAACAGCGCCTGGAGCACCTCAACGCGCGGATAAAGCCGTTTCTGCTGCGTCGGACCAAGGAACAGGTGGCGACCGAGTTGCCGCCCAAGACCGAGATCGTCCACTGGGTCGAGCTCAACGATGCCCAGCGCGACGTGTACGAAACCATGCGCCTGGCGATGGACAAGAAGGTCCGCGACGAGATTACCCTCAAGGGCGTGGGGCGTAGCCAGATCATCATCCTCGAGGCGTTGCTCAAGCTGCGTCAGGTCTGCTGTGACTTGCGGTTGGTGAAGAGCGCACCGCTCGGCCCGCGCCAGTCGAGCTCGGGCAAGCTCGACAGCCTGATGGAGATGCTGGAAGAGCTGTTTGCCGAAAACCGAAAGATCCTGCTGTTTTCGCAGTTCACTTCGATGCTGGAGTTGATAGAAGCGGAACTCAAACAGCGCGGGATTGCTTACTCCCTGCTGACCGGCAAGACCAAGGACCGGCGTGTCCCGGTGCAGGATTTCCAGAACGGCAAGCACTCGATCTTCCTGATCAGTCTGAAAGCGGGTGGCACGGGCCTGAACCTGACGGCAGCCGACACGGTGATTCACTACGACCCTTGGTGGAACCCGGCGGCAGAGAATCAGGCCACCGACCGTGCGTACCGAATCGGTCAGGACAAGCCGGTTTTCGTCTACAAGATGATCGCCCGTGGCACGGTGGAGGAGAAAATCCAGCACCTGCAGCAGGAAAAGTCTGCGTTGGCAGCCGGTGTGCTCGATGGCCGCACGGCCGGAGACTGGAAGCTGCAGGACGATGACATCGCTGCGCTGTTCGCGCCGTTGCCGGCAGCGCCGAAGAAGGCGAAGCGGTAA
- a CDS encoding CsiV family protein, protein MRLFRSLALLLVLFAPLAFADGAYQVELILFRQNGEPAATNQPAPEDWAAGAQRLGADNQTPTALDSLVTKLGASDGYTVLLHKAWQQDLSATPSKVAISDGQEQFGHFPIEGTVSLGLARFTDIDANFWVNQLDSHGVLVTSERMRQATRVRNGELTYMDNGSLAMLIKVSPVQPPR, encoded by the coding sequence ATGCGTCTGTTCCGCTCGCTCGCCCTGTTGCTGGTGCTGTTTGCCCCGTTGGCCTTCGCCGATGGCGCCTATCAGGTGGAGTTGATCCTGTTCCGCCAGAATGGCGAGCCGGCGGCTACCAATCAGCCCGCACCCGAAGACTGGGCAGCCGGGGCGCAACGGTTGGGTGCGGACAACCAGACGCCCACGGCGCTGGACAGTCTGGTGACCAAGCTGGGGGCCAGCGACGGTTATACGGTCCTTCTGCACAAGGCATGGCAGCAAGACCTCAGCGCGACGCCGAGCAAAGTGGCGATCAGTGACGGTCAGGAGCAATTTGGCCACTTTCCCATCGAAGGCACGGTCAGCCTGGGCCTGGCGCGCTTTACCGACATCGACGCCAACTTCTGGGTCAACCAGCTGGACAGCCACGGGGTACTGGTGACCAGCGAGCGCATGCGCCAGGCCACTCGTGTCAGAAACGGAGAACTGACCTACATGGACAACGGAAGCCTGGCCATGCTGATCAAGGTTTCTCCCGTTCAGCCTCCTCGTTGA